In the Tenrec ecaudatus isolate mTenEca1 chromosome 16, mTenEca1.hap1, whole genome shotgun sequence genome, one interval contains:
- the HPS6 gene encoding BLOC-2 complex member HPS6 → MKRAGTLRLLSDLSDFSGAARLRELLAGDPAVRVRCSPDGRHLLLLRPPGAPAPQLLVAVHGPGSELERAWSAGQPQPLDAFFLPWPARPVLVLVWESGLTELWGVGVGPGWQLLQSTELCPSGGAHVVAVAASRGHLVWCEESQVRDEGQLGPPEATFSHRVCVRSLEPNREVVPALGHTHILLHHCPPFGLLASRRDLYLVPTATTWSGVAHILLIWTPSKGRVRVSAPSLGLAHSKNLNPGRGDTWDFRILLRSLPGLLSPRQPLAVHTSAPVSQGLLMLDFRGTVSLVHPHGSTRPVGILHEPPMGPPGSAALGTFQGTLACVLGSTLELLDMGSGQLLERKVLSTDRVHLLEPLAPGLEDKQEPEARGGVRLLSAVGLFGVGWEAPQALELPSAEDLVFEEACGYYQRRSLRGAQLTPEELRHNSTFQAPQALASILRGHLSPSTLLTTLRVELRDYRGLEQLKAQLVTGDEEEAGWTELAEQEVARLLRTELMGDELAELNTIFQTLPTAAWGATHRALQLQLDRAGRLRSQAPPEVWKKVLGGTAAGKEPPNGILPPFELLCRCLCRLEPRWLPSFVELAQQQGGPGWGTGGPGLPLYRRALAVLAEEGPRPEALELELLLSSGRPKAVLQAVGQLIQKEQWERALEAGLALGSSSPLLRSEIFKLLLAEFAQHRRLDPHFPLLHRLCPPDLAPTELLLLLQKHLPDEEEPPAPFSAPGAEPTLTVGLLRALLEQTGAQGQPSGPPVVNLFEDILWDPGTPPPTPPRGSVTALQAPEPPAMETWAPSVQDFCVTDTH, encoded by the coding sequence ATGAAGCGCGCGGGGACTCTTCGCCTGCTCTCAGACCTCAGTGACTTCAGCGGCGCGGCCCGGCTCCGGGAGTTGCTGGCGGGAGACCCGGCTGTCCGAGTCCGCTGCAGCCCGGACGGCCGCCACCTGCTGCTGCTGCGACCCCCAGGGGCGCCAGCCCCGCAGTTGCTGGTCGCAGTGCATGGGCCTGGCTCGGAGCTGGAGCGTGCCTGGTCGGCTGGCCAACCCCAGCCACTGGACGCCTTCTTCCTGCCGTGGCCAGCGAGGCCCGTGCTGGTCCTGGTCTGGGAGAGTGGCTTAACCGAGTTGTGGGGTGTTGGGGTAGGGCCTGGCTGGCAGCTGCTGCAGAGCACCGAGCTGTGCCCGAGTGGTGGAGCCCACGTGGTGGCTGTGGCAGCATCCCGAGGTCACCTGGTATGGTGTGAAGAAAGTCAGGTGAGAGATGAGGGCCAATTGGGGCCACCTGAAGCCACTTTCAGCCACCGCGTGTGCGTCCGAAGCCTGGAACCCAACAGGGAGGTGGTCCCTGCCCTGGGCCACACACACATCCTGCTACACCACTGTCCGCCCTTTGGACTGCTGGCCTCCCGCAGGGACCTCTACCTGGTACCCACTGCTACCACCTGGTCTGGGGTGGCCCATATTCTGCTCATCTGGACCCCAAGCAAGGGCAGGGTGAGGGTGTCTGCCCCATCTCTTGGCCTGGCTCACAGTAAGAACCTGAACCCTGGACGAGGGGATACATGGGACTTCCGGATCCTGCTCCGAAGCCTTCCTGGGCTGCTGTCTCCCAGGCAGCCATTGGCTGTACATACCTCGGCCCCAGTCTCCCAGGGCCTGCTGATGCTTGACTTCAGGGGCACTGTGAGCCTGGTTCATCCCCATGGCAGTACCCGGCCCGTGGGAATACTGCACGAACCACCAATGGGCCCACCGGGGTCTGCAGCACTGGGGACATTTCAGGGCACCCTGGCCTGTGTACTGGGCTCCACCTTGGAACTGCTGGACATGGGCAGCGGACAGCTGCTGGAGCGGAAGGTCCTGAGTACGGACCGAGTGCATCTGCTGGAGCccctagcccctggcctggaagaCAAGCAAGAGCCAGAGGCCAGGGGTGGAGTTCGTTTGCTTTCAGCCGTGGGCCTGTTTGGAGTGGGCTGGGAGGCCCCGCAGGCCCTTGAGCTGCCCTCGGCTGAGGACCTGGTGTTTGAGGAGGCCTGTGGATACTATCAGCGGCGCAGCCTGCGAGGTGCCCAGCTCACCCCAGAGGAACTGAGACATAACAGCACCTTCCAGGCGCCTCAGGCCCTGGCCTCCATCCTCCGGGGCCACCTGTCCCCGTCCACACTGTTGACCACTCTGAGGGTCGAACTTCGGGATTACCGGGGCTTAGAGCAACTCAAGGCCCAGCTGGTGACTGGGGATGAGGAGGAGGCGGGCTGGACTGAGCTAGCAGAGCAGGAAGTAGCACGCCTGCTGAGGACCGAGTTGATGGGAGACGAGCTGGCCGAGCTGAACACCATTTTCCAAACCCTTCCTACAGCAGCCTGGGGTGCCACCCACAGGGCCCTGCAGCTCCAGCTTGACAGGGCTGGCAGATTGAGGTCCCAAGCTCCCCCTGAAGTGTGGAAGAAGGTCTTGGGGGGCACAGCAGCTGGAAAGGAGCCCCCCAATGGGATCCTGCCACCCTTTGAGCTCCTGTGCCGGTGCCTCTGCAGGCTGGAACCTCGATGGCTGCCATCCTTTGTGGAGCTGGCCCAGCAGCAGGGTGGGCCGGGCTGGGGTACCGGGGGCCCCGGGCTGCCACTGTATCGCAGAGCCCTGGCAGTGCTTGCTGAGGaggggcccaggcctgaggccctggagctggagctgctgcTGAGTAGTGGGCGCCCCAAGGCTGTGCTGCAGGCTGTGGGGCAGCTGATTCAGAAGGAGCAGTGGGAGCGGGCCCTGGAGGCTGGCCTAGCCCTGGGCTCCTCCAGCCCACTGCTTCGAAGTGAGATCTTCAAGCTGCTGCTGGCCGAGTTTGCTCAACACCGCCGGCTggacccccactttcccctccttCATCGCCTGTGCCCCCCAGACCTGGCTCCCACCGAGCTCCTGCTTCTCCTGCAGAAGCACCTGCCAGATGAGGAGGAGCCCCCCGCCCCATTCTCTGCGCCTGGGGCTGAGCCCACTCTTACTGTGGGCTTGCTCAGAGCCCTGCTGGAGCAGACGGGGGCTCAAGGACAGCCCTCAGGTCCCCCAGTTGTAAACCTATTTGAGGACATTCTGTGGGACCCAGGCACTCCACCCCCCACACCGCCTCGAGGATCTGTGACCGCCCTCCAGGCACCTGAGCCCCCGGCTATGGAGACCTGGGCGCCATCCGTGCAGGATTTCTGTGTGACTGATACACACTGA